From Amycolatopsis sp. WQ 127309:
AGACCGGCCGCGCGAAGGGCCGTCGCGCACTGGGACGCCCGCGACGGGCTGATCCGCGTCGCCTCCGCCAGCTCGGCGGTGGAGCGTTCGCCGTCGCCGAGGAGCCGGAGGATCTCGGCGCGGGTCCGGCCCAGCACGTCGCTCAACGCGTCGGCCGGGCAGCGCTTCACCGGCGGCGCCGCCGGGCAGTAGAGCACCGGTTGCGCCGCCTCGGGGACGAACCGCAGCCGGCGCGCGGTGGAGTCGACGAGCAGTCCCCGCCCACCGAGCCGGACGGCGCGGTCCGGAAGGTCGCGGATCGACAGGACCGGAGCCTGCCACCGGACCCGCGGGTGCAGCGCGTTGAGCAGGTCGCCGATCCCCGCCCGGAGCCAGCCCGCCTGATCGCCGGCGGCGGCGAACCGGGTCCGGGCCAGATCTTCGACATCGAACAACACGCGCAGCATGGCTTCCTCCGGTGTGGCCGCCGCGGTACCCGGCGGGCGCAGCATCCACGCCGAGACGCGCGTTCCGGTTGAGCCCGCACCAGATGTTCACCGCCTGGCCGGTCACGCCCCACAGACGGCACCTGCCCCGGCCGTGGCGCCCACCGCCGCCGTCACCCCGGCCGGTCCGGTGCGTGGCTACCGGCGGGCGCCGCGGTACCCGGCGGGCGCAGCATCCACGCCGAGACGCGGGCTCCGATTGAGCCCGCACCAGATGTTCACGCCTGGCCGGTCACGCCCCACAGACGGCGCCCGCCCCGGCCGTCACCCCGGCGCCCACCCCGGCCGGTCCGGTGCGTGGCTACCGGCGGCCGCCCCGGGCCGCGTAGGTCGTCGCTCCCGTTAGCGCCAGCACCGCCGCCGTCCACGTCGCCGCCGTGGTGGCCGGGGGTTGCAGCATCCACGCGGCGATGCGGGCGCCGGTCGAGTCGTCGTCCGGGACGAACGGGCCGATCGCGCACCAGGCCAGCGGGAGCGTCCAGCCGAACTGGCCGCCCGCCACCGTGGCCGCGAGGCCGGCCAAGCCCGCCAAGCCCGCCGCGTCGCGGACTATGATCGACAAGTCGACAATTGGCGTGCCCAGGTGCTGCACCCCCAGCACCAGCGCGCCCGTCGCGACGCCGATCAGGGCCAGGTGGGCGAACCGCCGGACCGGCCACGGGAGGGCCGCGGCACGGTCGAGATCCGGGTCCTGGCCGCTCAGGCCGATCGCCGCCACCGCGATCCCGGCCGCCAGCGTCAGCACCACCAGCAGGGTGTCCCACGAATCGCGGCCCAGGAACCACAGGCCGAACGTGGCCACCAGCAGCGCCGCGAACGCCGCCGGGAGCTGCCTCGACCGGGCGTAGAGGATCGCCCACCTCATCGCAGCGCCCCCGGCACGAGCGTGTCGATCGGGTCGCCGTCGCAGGTCAGCAGCACTTGGCGCAGCGCGACGATCCGGGCGAACTGGACGTCCGCCGGCAGCGCGCGGAACTTCGCCCACGCCTGCTCGATCGGAGCGGACTCCAGGCGGAACCAGCTCCCGGCGTACTCGGGCAGCTGCTTCAGCTCGCCGGTGAAGTACCCCGCCGCGATCATGCGGGCCCCCAGGTCTGACGAGTCGCCGTAGCTCGGTGGCACGCACCCGGGCAGCCCGGCGCCGGACAGCACCGCCGCGCGCAGGGTGCTCGCGTCCGCCGTCAGCAGGTCGTCGTTGACCTGGAAGTCCAGGTAGACGACGCCGGGATCGCGGGCAGGCCGATCGGTGACGGAAGACGGCGCCGTCCGCTCCTCGATCCGGGTGGGCGCGCCGGGCAGCTTCGCCAGCAGCGCCAGCGCTTCGCGACCCGGCCCGGCCAGCGCGGCCAGCCTGTCCTCGTGCGCCCGGCTGACGCAGATCGGCCCGTCGCAGAGCTTCCGCGCGGCGACGCTGTCGGCGGCCATGAGACCGTCGGCGAAGGCCGGGAAGACCGGCAGGGCGATCGCCGCCGCGGCCACCACCGGCAGCAGGCCCAGGACCCTGGCCCGCGCGGAATCCGCCGCCAGCAGCAGGAAGCCCGTCGCCGCGAGACCCGCGAACCACGCCGTCTGCCCGAGGTCCACGGAGGTCGCGGTCGTCGTCAGCATGCCCCGTGGCTCGCTGAAGACCGGCGTCAGCAGCCCGAATCGGCTGTACGCCCCGGAAAGCGCGCCCGACGCCCAGACCAGGATCGACACCGCCATGGTCAGCACGGCCAGCGCGGGCGCGGTCAGCGGGTGCGGCAGCAGCCGCCCGACCGCCAGGCCGACCCAGCTCCCGGCCACGATGGCGAGCAGGCCGACGAACAGGACCGGCAGGAAGCTCACGGACACGAACCCGCCGTGCCCCAGCACCTCGGCCAGGCCGACGCCGAACACCAGCACGAACCCGAGCGCGCTCAGCGCCCCCACCGCTCCGGCGAGCCGCAGCGCCCGGTGCCACCCCGGCCGGGACGTCGTGGACAGCAGCTCGACCATGCCGGAGCGGCTGTCGCGCATGCCCTGGATCGCCCCGGCGCCGACGGCGATCGGCCACAGGAACACCAAGAAGAACCGCAGCCACAACGCCGTGGTCGTCGTGTTCGCCGTCCACGACGCGGGCACCTTCCACCACGGCCCGGACAGCAGGAACAGGAACCCGAGCGCGACCACGGCGAGCGCCAGCCCGGCCCAGGGCGCGATGGAGCGCCGCAGTTCGATGCGGAAGACCATCACCACGCCCCCTTGCCGTGCTCGTGGTTCAGCAGCGCCGAATAACCGCGCTCGATCGGGCTGTCACCGACGTGGTCCGGGGTCCCCGCCGCGGCCAGCTCGCCCGGCGTCCCCTGGAAGACCAGCTTGCCCTCGGCGAAGAGCACGACGTCGGAACACGCCGTGCCGACGTCTTCGACCAGGTGCGTCGAGATCAGCACGCACGAGTCCTGGCCCAGTTCCTGGACGAGCTCGCGGAACCGGACGCGCTGGGCCGGGTCCAGGCCGGCCGTCGGCTCGTCGAGCAGCAGGATGTCCGGGTCGTTGACGATCGCCTGCGCGATCCCGACGCGGCGCACCATGCCGCCGGACAGCGTCTTCATCCGGTCGCCGGCTCGGTCGGCCAGCCCGACGCGCTCGATCGCGCGCTGCACCGCGCCCGGGATGTCCGCCTTCGGCATTTCCTTGAGCCACGCCAGGTATTCGACGAACTCGCGGACCGTGAACCGCTTGTAGTAGCCGAAGTCCTGGGGCAGGTAACCGATCCGGCGGCGCAGGCCGCGCTGCCCGGCGTGCCCCCCGGCCGGTGCGCCGAGCAGCGTCAGCCGGCCTTCCGCCGGCCGCAGCACCGTCGCCAGCGCCCGGATCAGCGTCGTCTTGCCCGCGCCGTTCGGCCCGAGCAGGCCGTGCACCCCCTTGCCCAGCGACAGGTCCAGCCCGTCCACCGCCATTTTCCGCCGTCCGACCCGCACCTTCAGCCCTTCCGCCCGGATTTCCCAGGCGTAGGCCGTTGGCGCGATCTCGGCGGCCCCGACAGCACGCATGTCTTCCTCCCTAGTCGCCGACGCCGAGCCGGGTGAACGCGCCCTTGTGCAGGGCGACGACCACCGTCGTCAGCGCGAAGATCCCCGCCCACACCGGCACCGCACCGGCACTGAGCGCAACTGTCTGCCGGTGCGCCACAACGCTCGGCAGCACCACCGCCGCGACCCACACCGCGCCGAGCACGCCGGCCGCGCGGGTGACGCCGATCAGGCCGCCCAGCGCGAGCGTGCCGGTGGTGAAGGCCAGGCTCGGCACCAGCCAGAGCGCCAACCCGGTGCCGGTCAGCCAGCCCGCGACGCCGAGCACCGGCAGGACGACGACGAGCACCGCCACCGTCCGCCGCGCGATCAGGTACAGCCCGGCCCGCGGGGTCGCGACGACGACCTCGTACGCCGGATCGAGGCCCCGCGCCCACGACGCGGCGACGCCGAGCACCGGCAGCAGCGGCGCGAGCAGCTGCACCGCCGTCGTGTCGAACGTCGCGGGCCAGATCCGGTCGAACGCCACCACGACCAGCGTGAGCAGCACGATCATCGCCAGCCACGGCACCATCACCGGGGTGGTCCAGGTGAACAGCCACCGCCGCCGCGGGTGCGCTGTCGGCTGCGGGTGCGCGGGCGTGCCCGACAGCTCGATGTCCACCGCGAGCCGCGACCAGACGAGGTCCACCACCGGCTGCGCGGGCCTCAGCACGGCCAGCCGCGCCCGGCACACCGCGCACGTCTCGAGGTGCGCCTCGACGCCCCAGAGCTGGTCACCGGGAAGGTCGTCGCCCGCCGTGTAGCCGGCGATGAGCTCGTCCGACGGATGCTTCATGACAGTGCCTCCCGCATCGCGATCCGCGCCCGCCGGGCCCGGGTCTTGACGGTGCCTTCCGGCAGCCCGAGCAGGACGGCGGTCTCGCGGACGGTCAGCCCGTCGAGCACCATCGCCTGCAGCACGGCCCGCAGCTCGGGCGCGAGGTCGCGCAGCGCGTCGCCGACCTCGTCCCCGACCGCGGCCGCCAGCGCTTCTTCCTCGGCCCCCGGCACCGGCGCGACGTCGAGCGCCATCACCGGCGGCGGCTGCGCGTGGTGCGCCCGCCGGCGGAACGCGTCGACCAGCCGCCGGGCGGCGATGATCCACACCCAGCCGACCGCGGAACCGCCGGCCGCGGACCCCGCGAACGAGCCCGCCGCGCGCCAGACGGCCAGGTACGTCTCCTGCATGACCTCGGCGACGACCTGCTCGTCCGCGCACCGGCGGCGCAGGCGCACGGCCAGCCAGGGCGACGTGCGGCGGTAGAGCTCCTCGAACGCCGCGCGGTCGCCCTTGGCCGTGCGCCGGACGAGGTGCTCCTCGTCGGCGTCCTCCAGTGGCTTCATCCTCACACCAGGGAAGACGTCGGAAGATCGCCCCCGGTTCTCACCCGAGTGTGACCTGCGTCACGCTCACTTTCCCTAGGAAAGATACGTCCAGGCGCCCTCGGACGCATCTTTCCCAGCGAAAGTGGCGTCCGGGGTCAGTCGCGGGTGGGCCAGAACTTGCGCCAGCCGTCCGCCTCCAGGGTGGTCGGCTCCAGGCCCGCGTCGCGCGCGGCCTGCTCGGCGGCGCGGACCTCCAGCGCGAACTCCTTCGCCAGCGCTCGCAGCTCGCCCTCGGGGTCGACGCCCGCGCGGCGGGCCGTGGCCGCGATGCGGAACAGCTGGGCCGCCGCGTTCGAGCCCTCGGGAAAGAGGTCCAGCGGGATGCCGGCGCGGCCGCTGCGCTGGCCGAGCTTGCCGGCCAGCGCGACCGCGGGCTGGCCGAGCGCGACGCCGTCCACAATGGACAGACGCTGCTTCTCGCGCTGCTTCAGCTCTTCCCACTTGGCGTTCTGGTGCTCGACCGTGCGCACCTCGTCGGCGCCGGCGAAGACGTGCGGGTGCCGGCCGACCAGCTTCTCGACCAGTGCGGCCGCGACGTCGTCGATGCCGAACGGGTCCGCCGGGTCCTCGGCGGCGACGCGGGCGTGGAAGAGCACCTGCAGCAGGACGTCGCCGAGCTCCTCGCGCAGCGCCTCGCGGTCGCCGTCTTCGATCGCGTCGAGCAGCTCGTAGGTCTCCTCGACCAGGTACTGCCGCAGCGACTCGTGCGTCTGCACGGCGTCCCACGGGCAGCCGCCCGGCGAGCGGAGCCGGTCCATCACGTCCGCGGCTTCGACCAGCGGCGGGACGGGCGTGTCGATGACCTGCGCGCCGGTCGCGATGAGCACGGCCGCGGCGGGTTCTTCGCGGGACGTCGTGAGCAGCACGATGCCCTTCAGCGACAGCGCCTCCGTGATCGCCGGGACCCCGAACACCGCGGGGTCGACGTCCGAGGCCGCGAAGACGGCGGTGGACTCACGAAGGACCTTCAGCGCCGCGGCGGGCAGTGTCGCCCCGCGGACGACTACGACGACGCCCCGGCTCACTGCTGCGCGGGAGCGGCACCGCGCAAGGGCAGCACGGTGCCCTGGGTGGCGTCCTGGTTCGTCGCGAGGTTCATGCTCACAACATCCCACACGCCGTACCGGGGGTTGACGCGCAGCCCGCTCGGGCCCACGTAGGGCTGCAGGAGCCGGGTGCCGATGGCGGTCAGCTGCTCGTCGGTCGGCTTCTGCGCCTCCTGGTCCGCCGGCACGGCCTTGTCGGTGCCGCGGGTGCGGACGACGAAGACGTACCAGTCGGGCTTGGTCGGCATCCGCGCCTGGAACACGACGACGCTGTTCGCGGCGGAGCCGAACAACGCGGTCTGCGCCAGCGCGAGGTACTGCGAAGCGCCGAAGAGCTCGGTGAGCCCGGCGTCGGAGACGTCGCCGGGGGCCGGGCCGGGGCCGCCGGACTGCTGGGCCTGCTGCGCGGCCTGCGCCGCCTGGCTCGCCTGCTGGATGGCGCCCTGGATCTTGCCCGGGTCGTCGGCGAACTGCTTCGCGAGGTCGAACGCGCGGGCGCGGGCGTCCTTGTCGTTCGCGGCGGCCGCGCTGATCCCGACGTAGTCCGCGCCGACCGACAGCTTCGGCAGGTACTTCTCGGCGAGCTGCTGCTCCAGGACGACGTCGCCGGCCGTCTCGTTCTTGTCGCGCAGCTTGGAGACGATCTCGGTGACGGCGACCTGGTCGCCCTGCCCGGTGTCGGTGACCGGGGCGGCGGACTCCTTCGCGGCGAGGCCGGCGATCTTCGCCTGGTCGGCGACGATGCCCTCCTGCTTCGCGGCGCGCAGGGTCAGCTCGTGGAGCACGGACTGCCGGATGATCTCCCGGCCGAGCAGGTCGATCTTGTGCTCACGCGCGAGCTTCTGCGCGTACGGCTGGTCCCGGACGGCCTGGTCGATCATCGACTGCACCTGGTCGAGGGAGACCGAGCGGTCGCCGACGATCACCGCACTGCCGACCTGACCGGGGCCCGCACCGCACCCGGCGAGCAGGAGAGCGCCGGCAACGACCGCCACCAGCGCGCGAGGGCGCCCCATGATCCGCATCACAGCGCATACCCTCTCACACCTTCGCGGCCGAAACGCAACACCCGTTCGGTTTCGCCGGGCGTACCGTCGTCGGCATGGACCACTGGCTGACCATCGAGGTCTTCGATGGCGAGTCCACGGCTTCGTTGTGGCGGCTCGCCCGGGGTGACGCACTGACCGAAGCAGCACTGACGAACGGCGCCGAGCAGTGGGTGTGGCACGAACACCGCTGGGGCGTCGTGCTGGAGATCGAATTCCGTTCCGAGGAGAGCCGCGACGCGTTCCGGGCGTTGCCGGTCGTGACGGCGGCGCTCGACGCCGTGCCCGATCCGGCGCGCGGGTTGCTGGTGTACCCGGGCCGCGGTGGCGGCGCGGGGACGCGCAACCCGCGCCGGCCACGGCCGAAGCCCATGTCGGACGCCGGCGCGGTGCCGGTGCCGGTCGAGCAGGTGCGGATGGGGCTGGCGAACCCGATGCCGCCGATGTTCAGCGAAGTCGGTTGAGCGACGGACGTCCGGTACGCAACCGGACGTCCGTTTCCCTTACACCGCCGCGGGTTTCTTCGTCAGCTGCGTCAGCAGCTTGGCGCACCAGCCGAGCAGCTCCTCGTCGCGCAGCGTCGGGGCGCCGATGCGGCCGCCCGCCGCGCCTTCCGTGGGCTTCGGCACCGACAC
This genomic window contains:
- a CDS encoding zf-HC2 domain-containing protein encodes the protein MKHPSDELIAGYTAGDDLPGDQLWGVEAHLETCAVCRARLAVLRPAQPVVDLVWSRLAVDIELSGTPAHPQPTAHPRRRWLFTWTTPVMVPWLAMIVLLTLVVVAFDRIWPATFDTTAVQLLAPLLPVLGVAASWARGLDPAYEVVVATPRAGLYLIARRTVAVLVVVLPVLGVAGWLTGTGLALWLVPSLAFTTGTLALGGLIGVTRAAGVLGAVWVAAVVLPSVVAHRQTVALSAGAVPVWAGIFALTTVVVALHKGAFTRLGVGD
- a CDS encoding RNA polymerase sigma factor; translated protein: MKPLEDADEEHLVRRTAKGDRAAFEELYRRTSPWLAVRLRRRCADEQVVAEVMQETYLAVWRAAGSFAGSAAGGSAVGWVWIIAARRLVDAFRRRAHHAQPPPVMALDVAPVPGAEEEALAAAVGDEVGDALRDLAPELRAVLQAMVLDGLTVRETAVLLGLPEGTVKTRARRARIAMREALS
- a CDS encoding MazG family protein, which codes for MSRGVVVVVRGATLPAAALKVLRESTAVFAASDVDPAVFGVPAITEALSLKGIVLLTTSREEPAAAVLIATGAQVIDTPVPPLVEAADVMDRLRSPGGCPWDAVQTHESLRQYLVEETYELLDAIEDGDREALREELGDVLLQVLFHARVAAEDPADPFGIDDVAAALVEKLVGRHPHVFAGADEVRTVEHQNAKWEELKQREKQRLSIVDGVALGQPAVALAGKLGQRSGRAGIPLDLFPEGSNAAAQLFRIAATARRAGVDPEGELRALAKEFALEVRAAEQAARDAGLEPTTLEADGWRKFWPTRD
- a CDS encoding helix-turn-helix transcriptional regulator, with the translated sequence MLRVLFDVEDLARTRFAAAGDQAGWLRAGIGDLLNALHPRVRWQAPVLSIRDLPDRAVRLGGRGLLVDSTARRLRFVPEAAQPVLYCPAAPPVKRCPADALSDVLGRTRAEILRLLGDGERSTAELAEATRISPSRASQCATALRAAGLVATRRTGRSVRHGLTGHGHRVLRG
- a CDS encoding ABC transporter ATP-binding protein codes for the protein MRAVGAAEIAPTAYAWEIRAEGLKVRVGRRKMAVDGLDLSLGKGVHGLLGPNGAGKTTLIRALATVLRPAEGRLTLLGAPAGGHAGQRGLRRRIGYLPQDFGYYKRFTVREFVEYLAWLKEMPKADIPGAVQRAIERVGLADRAGDRMKTLSGGMVRRVGIAQAIVNDPDILLLDEPTAGLDPAQRVRFRELVQELGQDSCVLISTHLVEDVGTACSDVVLFAEGKLVFQGTPGELAAAGTPDHVGDSPIERGYSALLNHEHGKGAW